From a region of the Takifugu flavidus isolate HTHZ2018 chromosome 20, ASM371156v2, whole genome shotgun sequence genome:
- the gsna gene encoding gelsolin a isoform X1 — MAVQHPEFERAGQKQGLQVWRVENFDLVPVPENLYGGFYSGDAYLILNTIKQRSGNLQYDLHFWLGDACSQDESGSAAIFTVQMDDHLGGKPIQYREVQGHESKTFLGYFKSGIKYMKGGVASGFKHVVTNEVEVQRLLHVKGRRSVRAFEVAVSWDSFNQGDCFILDLGNEIYQWFGSDSNRFEKYKATQVAIGIRDNERSGRAKIYVCEEGTEREKMLEVLGPKPDLPAGGADDIKADASNRKRAKLYKVSNASGAMAVTLIAGENPFSQSALESGDCFILDHGPDGKIFVWKGKDANIDERKVAMKAAVEFIAKMNYPKHTQVQILPEMGETPLFKQFFKNWRDRDQTEGLGVAYIANSIAKIEKVAFDAATLHSSSAMAAQHGMVDDGSGEKQIWRIEGSDKVPVDPSTYGQFYGGDSYIILYNYQHGGRQGHIIYMWQGVDSSQDEIGASAILAAQLDEELGGGPVQVRVVQGKEPAHLMSLFRTQPMVVYRGGTSREGGQSAPAETRLFQVRSNSAGHTRAVELEAVSSQLNSNDAFILVTPGGSFLWVGMGASDTEKQGAQQLCDILGVSASELSEGGETDEFWNALGGKAEYRTSVRLRDKMDTHPPRLFACSNKTGNFIIEEVPGELTQDDLATDDVMILDTWEQVKEPERRVLYASPCGFRVRASDVNSPLFQVFVWIGNEAQEEEKTEAMPSAVRYIETDPANRDHRTPIVRIKQGYEPPTFTGWFLGWDHEYWTSDPLERAMAELAI, encoded by the exons ATGGCAGTGCAACACCCAGAGTTCGAACGGGCCGGGCAGAAACAGGGTCTCCAGGTGTGGAGGGTGGAGAACTTCGACCTGGTGCCCGTGCCTGAGAACCTGTACGGGGGGTTCTACAGCGGCGACGCCTATCTGATCCTCAATACCATCAAACAGCGCTCCGGGAACCTGCAGTATGACCTGCACTTCTGGCTGG GCGATGCCTGCAGCCAGGACGAGAGCGGCTCGGCGGCCATCTTCACGGTCCAGATGGACGACCACCTGGGGGGGAAGCCCATCCAGTACCGGGAGGTGCAGGGACACGAGTCCAAAACCTTCCTAGGCTACTTCAAGTCAGGAATCAAATACATG aaagggggcgtggcctctggGTTCAAGCACGTCGTGACTAATGAGGTAGAAGTCCAGCGGCTCCTCCATGTCAAAGGTCGCCGTTCTGTCCGGGCGTTCGAGGTGGCGGTCAGCTGGGACAGCTTCAACCAGGGAGACTGTTTCATCCTGGATCTGGGGAAT GAGATCTACCAGTGGTTCGGCTCGGACAGCAACCGCTTTGAGAAGTACAAGGCGACGCAGGTCGCCATAGGCATCCGCGACAACGAGCGCAGCGGGCGGGCGAAGATCTACGTCTGCGAGGAGGgtacagagagggagaagatgttagag GTACTGGGTCCCAAACCAgatctacctgcagggggcgctgatgACATCAAAGCTGATgcttcaaacaggaagagggcCAAACTGTACAAG GTTTCCAACGCCAGCGGCGCCATGGCCGTCACGCTCATAGCAGGAGAGAACCCGTTCTCTCAGAGCGCCCTGGAGTCCGGCGACTGCTTCATCCTGGACCACGGCCCCGACGGGAAGATCTTTGTCTGGAAAG GCAAAGACGCCAACATCGACGAGCGCAAGGTGGCGATGAAGGCGGCTGTAGAGTTCATCGCGAAGATGAACTACCCCAAACACACCCAGGTGCAGATCCTGCCGGAGATGGGGGAGACGCCGCTCTTCAAGCAGTTCTTCAAGAACTGGCGGGACAGAGATCAGACCGAGGGCCTGGGCGTGGCCTACATCGCCAACAGCATCGCCAAGATCGAGAAGGTGGCCTTCGACGCCGCCACCCTCCACAGCTCTTCGGCCATGGCCGCCCAGCACGGCATGGTGGACGACGGCAGCGGCGAGAAGCAG ATTTGGCGTATTGAGGGATCGGACAAAGTGCCCGTGGATCCGTCCACGTATGGACAGTTCTACGGAGGCGACAGCTACATCATCCTCTACAACTACCAGCACGGGGGACGTCAGGGACACATCATCTACATGTG GCAGGGCGTGGACTCCAGCCAGGATGAAATCGGGGCCTCGGCGATCCTCGCCGCTCAGCTGGACGAAGAGCTCGGCGGCGGTCCCGTGCAG GTGAGGGTGGTACAGGGCAAGGAGCCAGCCCATCTGATGAGTCTGTTCAGAACACAGCCCATGGTGGTGTACAGGGGGGGCACATCCAGGGAGGGAGGTCAGTctgcacctgcagagacacgACTCTTCCAGGTGCGCTCCAACTCTGCAGGACACACCCGTGCCGTGGAG CTTGAAGCCGTGTCGTCCCAGCTGAACTCCAACGATGCTTTTATTCTGGTGACCCCCGGTGGCTCCTTCCTGTGGGTGGGCATGGGCGCCAGTGACACGGAGAAACAGGGGGCTCAGCAGCTGTGCGACATCCTGGGAGTGTCGGCGTCTGAGCTGTCAGAGGGAGGCGAGACGG ATGAGTTCTGGAACGCTCTCGGCGGAAAGGCAGAGTACCGCACGTCCGTCAGGCTCAGAGACAAGATGGACACCCACCCGCCCAGACTCTTCGCCTGCTCCAACAAGACTGGAAACTTCATC atCGAGGAGGTTCCGGGGGAGTTGACCCAAGACGATCTCGCCACCGATGATGTCATGATCCTCGACACCTGGGAGCAGGTAAAGGAACCGGAGCGCCGAGTGCTTTACGCCTCACCCTGCGGATTTCGAGTGCGCGCGTCTGATGTTAATTCTCCTCTTTTCCAGGTGTTCGTCTGGATCGGAAACgaggcccaggaggaggagaagactgAGGCGATGCCGTCGG CGGTCCGTTACATCGAGACCGACCCGGCCAACAGGGACCACAGGACGCCCATCGTCAGAATCAAGCAGGGCTACGAGCCGCCCACCTTTACCGGATGGTTCCTGGGCTGGGACCACGAGTACTGGACCAGCGACCCCTTGGAGCGCGCCATGGCCGAACTGGCAATCTGA
- the gsna gene encoding gelsolin a isoform X2, giving the protein MAVQHPEFERAGQKQGLQVWRVENFDLVPVPENLYGGFYSGDAYLILNTIKQRSGNLQYDLHFWLGDACSQDESGSAAIFTVQMDDHLGGKPIQYREVQGHESKTFLGYFKSGIKYMKGGVASGFKHVVTNEVEVQRLLHVKGRRSVRAFEVAVSWDSFNQGDCFILDLGNEIYQWFGSDSNRFEKYKATQVAIGIRDNERSGRAKIYVCEEGTEREKMLEVLGPKPDLPAGGADDIKADASNRKRAKLYKVSNASGAMAVTLIAGENPFSQSALESGDCFILDHGPDGKIFVWKGKDANIDERKVAMKAAVEFIAKMNYPKHTQVQILPEMGETPLFKQFFKNWRDRDQTEGLGVAYIANSIAKIEKVAFDAATLHSSSAMAAQHGMVDDGSGEKQIWRIEGSDKVPVDPSTYGQFYGGDSYIILYNYQHGGRQGHIIYMWQGVDSSQDEIGASAILAAQLDEELGGGPVQVIGAPITTQVRVVQGKEPAHLMSLFRTQPMVVYRGGTSREGGQSAPAETRLFQVRSNSAGHTRAVELEAVSSQLNSNDAFILVTPGGSFLWVGMGASDTEKQGAQQLCDILGVSASELSEGGETDEFWNALGGKAEYRTSVRLRDKMDTHPPRLFACSNKTGNFIIEEVPGELTQDDLATDDVMILDTWEQVFVWIGNEAQEEEKTEAMPSAVRYIETDPANRDHRTPIVRIKQGYEPPTFTGWFLGWDHEYWTSDPLERAMAELAI; this is encoded by the exons ATGGCAGTGCAACACCCAGAGTTCGAACGGGCCGGGCAGAAACAGGGTCTCCAGGTGTGGAGGGTGGAGAACTTCGACCTGGTGCCCGTGCCTGAGAACCTGTACGGGGGGTTCTACAGCGGCGACGCCTATCTGATCCTCAATACCATCAAACAGCGCTCCGGGAACCTGCAGTATGACCTGCACTTCTGGCTGG GCGATGCCTGCAGCCAGGACGAGAGCGGCTCGGCGGCCATCTTCACGGTCCAGATGGACGACCACCTGGGGGGGAAGCCCATCCAGTACCGGGAGGTGCAGGGACACGAGTCCAAAACCTTCCTAGGCTACTTCAAGTCAGGAATCAAATACATG aaagggggcgtggcctctggGTTCAAGCACGTCGTGACTAATGAGGTAGAAGTCCAGCGGCTCCTCCATGTCAAAGGTCGCCGTTCTGTCCGGGCGTTCGAGGTGGCGGTCAGCTGGGACAGCTTCAACCAGGGAGACTGTTTCATCCTGGATCTGGGGAAT GAGATCTACCAGTGGTTCGGCTCGGACAGCAACCGCTTTGAGAAGTACAAGGCGACGCAGGTCGCCATAGGCATCCGCGACAACGAGCGCAGCGGGCGGGCGAAGATCTACGTCTGCGAGGAGGgtacagagagggagaagatgttagag GTACTGGGTCCCAAACCAgatctacctgcagggggcgctgatgACATCAAAGCTGATgcttcaaacaggaagagggcCAAACTGTACAAG GTTTCCAACGCCAGCGGCGCCATGGCCGTCACGCTCATAGCAGGAGAGAACCCGTTCTCTCAGAGCGCCCTGGAGTCCGGCGACTGCTTCATCCTGGACCACGGCCCCGACGGGAAGATCTTTGTCTGGAAAG GCAAAGACGCCAACATCGACGAGCGCAAGGTGGCGATGAAGGCGGCTGTAGAGTTCATCGCGAAGATGAACTACCCCAAACACACCCAGGTGCAGATCCTGCCGGAGATGGGGGAGACGCCGCTCTTCAAGCAGTTCTTCAAGAACTGGCGGGACAGAGATCAGACCGAGGGCCTGGGCGTGGCCTACATCGCCAACAGCATCGCCAAGATCGAGAAGGTGGCCTTCGACGCCGCCACCCTCCACAGCTCTTCGGCCATGGCCGCCCAGCACGGCATGGTGGACGACGGCAGCGGCGAGAAGCAG ATTTGGCGTATTGAGGGATCGGACAAAGTGCCCGTGGATCCGTCCACGTATGGACAGTTCTACGGAGGCGACAGCTACATCATCCTCTACAACTACCAGCACGGGGGACGTCAGGGACACATCATCTACATGTG GCAGGGCGTGGACTCCAGCCAGGATGAAATCGGGGCCTCGGCGATCCTCGCCGCTCAGCTGGACGAAGAGCTCGGCGGCGGTCCCGTGCAG GTTATTGGTGCTCCTATCACCACTCAG GTGAGGGTGGTACAGGGCAAGGAGCCAGCCCATCTGATGAGTCTGTTCAGAACACAGCCCATGGTGGTGTACAGGGGGGGCACATCCAGGGAGGGAGGTCAGTctgcacctgcagagacacgACTCTTCCAGGTGCGCTCCAACTCTGCAGGACACACCCGTGCCGTGGAG CTTGAAGCCGTGTCGTCCCAGCTGAACTCCAACGATGCTTTTATTCTGGTGACCCCCGGTGGCTCCTTCCTGTGGGTGGGCATGGGCGCCAGTGACACGGAGAAACAGGGGGCTCAGCAGCTGTGCGACATCCTGGGAGTGTCGGCGTCTGAGCTGTCAGAGGGAGGCGAGACGG ATGAGTTCTGGAACGCTCTCGGCGGAAAGGCAGAGTACCGCACGTCCGTCAGGCTCAGAGACAAGATGGACACCCACCCGCCCAGACTCTTCGCCTGCTCCAACAAGACTGGAAACTTCATC atCGAGGAGGTTCCGGGGGAGTTGACCCAAGACGATCTCGCCACCGATGATGTCATGATCCTCGACACCTGGGAGCAG GTGTTCGTCTGGATCGGAAACgaggcccaggaggaggagaagactgAGGCGATGCCGTCGG CGGTCCGTTACATCGAGACCGACCCGGCCAACAGGGACCACAGGACGCCCATCGTCAGAATCAAGCAGGGCTACGAGCCGCCCACCTTTACCGGATGGTTCCTGGGCTGGGACCACGAGTACTGGACCAGCGACCCCTTGGAGCGCGCCATGGCCGAACTGGCAATCTGA
- the stom gene encoding erythrocyte band 7 integral membrane protein isoform X1 — protein MHRDNEEVAMNKPQRLERQTGSSKKESYNEALQNVDYNLGICGWLLVLLSLILTVITLPVSIWMCTKIVKEYERAIIFRLGRILRGGAKGPGLFFILPCTDSFINVDMRTITFDIPPQEVLTKDSVTVSVDGVVYYRVQNAILAVANITNADAATRLLAQTTLRNVLGTKSLAEILSDREEIAHSMQSSLDDATDDWGIKVERVEIKDVKLPTQLQRAMAAEAEASREARAKVIAAEGEMKASRALKEASLVIAESPSALQLRYLQTLNTIAAEKNSTIIFPLPLDILQGFLKG, from the exons ATGCATCGGGACAACGAAGAAGTTGCGATGAACAAACCTCAAAGATTAGAACGTCAAACGG GTTCAAGCAAAAAAGAGTCTTATAATGAAG CTTTACAGAACGTGGACTACAACCTCGGCATTTGCGGCTGGCTCTTGGTTTTGCTGTCCCTGATTCTCACGGTGATTACGCTGCCTGTCTCCATATGGATGTGCACTAAG ATCGTGAAGGAGTACGAGCGCGCCATCATCTTTCGCCTGGGGCGGATCTTGCGAGGGGGAGCCAAAGGACCAG GGCTCTTCTTCATCCTGCCGTGCACAGACAGCTTTATTAACGTGGACATGCGCACCATCACCTTCGACATCCCACCACAGGAG GTGCTGACCAAAGATTCCGTGACTGTCAGCGTCGATGGCGTGGTGTATTACCGGGTGCAAAACGCTATTCTGGCTGTGGCTAACATCACCAACGCAGATGCCGCCACCCGGCTTTTAGCGCAGACCACCCTGAGGAACGTCCTGGGAACCAAGAGCCTGGCGGAGATCCTGTCGGACCGTGAGGAAATCGCCCACAGTATGCAG aGCAGTCTGGACGACGCTACAGATGACTGGGGCATCAAGGTGGAGCGGGTGGAGATCAAAGACGTTAAGCTGCCAACTCAGCTCCAGAGAGCCATGGCCGCAGAGGCTGAGGCCAGCCGTGAGGCCAGAGCCAAG GTGATCGCAGCGGAGGGTGAGATGAAAGCATCACGGGCACTGAAGGAGGCCTCTCTGGTGATCGCCGAGTCcccctcggccctgcagctgcgTTACCTTCAGACCCTCAACACCATCGCTGCTGAGAAGAACTCCACCATCATTTTCCCGTTGCCACTCGACATATTGCAAGGTTTCCTAAAAggctga
- the stom gene encoding erythrocyte band 7 integral membrane protein isoform X2 translates to MHRDNEEVAMNKPQRLERQTALQNVDYNLGICGWLLVLLSLILTVITLPVSIWMCTKIVKEYERAIIFRLGRILRGGAKGPGLFFILPCTDSFINVDMRTITFDIPPQEVLTKDSVTVSVDGVVYYRVQNAILAVANITNADAATRLLAQTTLRNVLGTKSLAEILSDREEIAHSMQSSLDDATDDWGIKVERVEIKDVKLPTQLQRAMAAEAEASREARAKVIAAEGEMKASRALKEASLVIAESPSALQLRYLQTLNTIAAEKNSTIIFPLPLDILQGFLKG, encoded by the exons ATGCATCGGGACAACGAAGAAGTTGCGATGAACAAACCTCAAAGATTAGAACGTCAAACGG CTTTACAGAACGTGGACTACAACCTCGGCATTTGCGGCTGGCTCTTGGTTTTGCTGTCCCTGATTCTCACGGTGATTACGCTGCCTGTCTCCATATGGATGTGCACTAAG ATCGTGAAGGAGTACGAGCGCGCCATCATCTTTCGCCTGGGGCGGATCTTGCGAGGGGGAGCCAAAGGACCAG GGCTCTTCTTCATCCTGCCGTGCACAGACAGCTTTATTAACGTGGACATGCGCACCATCACCTTCGACATCCCACCACAGGAG GTGCTGACCAAAGATTCCGTGACTGTCAGCGTCGATGGCGTGGTGTATTACCGGGTGCAAAACGCTATTCTGGCTGTGGCTAACATCACCAACGCAGATGCCGCCACCCGGCTTTTAGCGCAGACCACCCTGAGGAACGTCCTGGGAACCAAGAGCCTGGCGGAGATCCTGTCGGACCGTGAGGAAATCGCCCACAGTATGCAG aGCAGTCTGGACGACGCTACAGATGACTGGGGCATCAAGGTGGAGCGGGTGGAGATCAAAGACGTTAAGCTGCCAACTCAGCTCCAGAGAGCCATGGCCGCAGAGGCTGAGGCCAGCCGTGAGGCCAGAGCCAAG GTGATCGCAGCGGAGGGTGAGATGAAAGCATCACGGGCACTGAAGGAGGCCTCTCTGGTGATCGCCGAGTCcccctcggccctgcagctgcgTTACCTTCAGACCCTCAACACCATCGCTGCTGAGAAGAACTCCACCATCATTTTCCCGTTGCCACTCGACATATTGCAAGGTTTCCTAAAAggctga
- the gsna gene encoding gelsolin a isoform X3, translating to MAVQHPEFERAGQKQGLQVWRVENFDLVPVPENLYGGFYSGDAYLILNTIKQRSGNLQYDLHFWLGDACSQDESGSAAIFTVQMDDHLGGKPIQYREVQGHESKTFLGYFKSGIKYMKGGVASGFKHVVTNEVEVQRLLHVKGRRSVRAFEVAVSWDSFNQGDCFILDLGNEIYQWFGSDSNRFEKYKATQVAIGIRDNERSGRAKIYVCEEGTEREKMLEVLGPKPDLPAGGADDIKADASNRKRAKLYKVSNASGAMAVTLIAGENPFSQSALESGDCFILDHGPDGKIFVWKGKDANIDERKVAMKAAVEFIAKMNYPKHTQVQILPEMGETPLFKQFFKNWRDRDQTEGLGVAYIANSIAKIEKVAFDAATLHSSSAMAAQHGMVDDGSGEKQIWRIEGSDKVPVDPSTYGQFYGGDSYIILYNYQHGGRQGHIIYMWQGVDSSQDEIGASAILAAQLDEELGGGPVQVRVVQGKEPAHLMSLFRTQPMVVYRGGTSREGGQSAPAETRLFQVRSNSAGHTRAVELEAVSSQLNSNDAFILVTPGGSFLWVGMGASDTEKQGAQQLCDILGVSASELSEGGETDEFWNALGGKAEYRTSVRLRDKMDTHPPRLFACSNKTGNFIIEEVPGELTQDDLATDDVMILDTWEQVFVWIGNEAQEEEKTEAMPSAVRYIETDPANRDHRTPIVRIKQGYEPPTFTGWFLGWDHEYWTSDPLERAMAELAI from the exons ATGGCAGTGCAACACCCAGAGTTCGAACGGGCCGGGCAGAAACAGGGTCTCCAGGTGTGGAGGGTGGAGAACTTCGACCTGGTGCCCGTGCCTGAGAACCTGTACGGGGGGTTCTACAGCGGCGACGCCTATCTGATCCTCAATACCATCAAACAGCGCTCCGGGAACCTGCAGTATGACCTGCACTTCTGGCTGG GCGATGCCTGCAGCCAGGACGAGAGCGGCTCGGCGGCCATCTTCACGGTCCAGATGGACGACCACCTGGGGGGGAAGCCCATCCAGTACCGGGAGGTGCAGGGACACGAGTCCAAAACCTTCCTAGGCTACTTCAAGTCAGGAATCAAATACATG aaagggggcgtggcctctggGTTCAAGCACGTCGTGACTAATGAGGTAGAAGTCCAGCGGCTCCTCCATGTCAAAGGTCGCCGTTCTGTCCGGGCGTTCGAGGTGGCGGTCAGCTGGGACAGCTTCAACCAGGGAGACTGTTTCATCCTGGATCTGGGGAAT GAGATCTACCAGTGGTTCGGCTCGGACAGCAACCGCTTTGAGAAGTACAAGGCGACGCAGGTCGCCATAGGCATCCGCGACAACGAGCGCAGCGGGCGGGCGAAGATCTACGTCTGCGAGGAGGgtacagagagggagaagatgttagag GTACTGGGTCCCAAACCAgatctacctgcagggggcgctgatgACATCAAAGCTGATgcttcaaacaggaagagggcCAAACTGTACAAG GTTTCCAACGCCAGCGGCGCCATGGCCGTCACGCTCATAGCAGGAGAGAACCCGTTCTCTCAGAGCGCCCTGGAGTCCGGCGACTGCTTCATCCTGGACCACGGCCCCGACGGGAAGATCTTTGTCTGGAAAG GCAAAGACGCCAACATCGACGAGCGCAAGGTGGCGATGAAGGCGGCTGTAGAGTTCATCGCGAAGATGAACTACCCCAAACACACCCAGGTGCAGATCCTGCCGGAGATGGGGGAGACGCCGCTCTTCAAGCAGTTCTTCAAGAACTGGCGGGACAGAGATCAGACCGAGGGCCTGGGCGTGGCCTACATCGCCAACAGCATCGCCAAGATCGAGAAGGTGGCCTTCGACGCCGCCACCCTCCACAGCTCTTCGGCCATGGCCGCCCAGCACGGCATGGTGGACGACGGCAGCGGCGAGAAGCAG ATTTGGCGTATTGAGGGATCGGACAAAGTGCCCGTGGATCCGTCCACGTATGGACAGTTCTACGGAGGCGACAGCTACATCATCCTCTACAACTACCAGCACGGGGGACGTCAGGGACACATCATCTACATGTG GCAGGGCGTGGACTCCAGCCAGGATGAAATCGGGGCCTCGGCGATCCTCGCCGCTCAGCTGGACGAAGAGCTCGGCGGCGGTCCCGTGCAG GTGAGGGTGGTACAGGGCAAGGAGCCAGCCCATCTGATGAGTCTGTTCAGAACACAGCCCATGGTGGTGTACAGGGGGGGCACATCCAGGGAGGGAGGTCAGTctgcacctgcagagacacgACTCTTCCAGGTGCGCTCCAACTCTGCAGGACACACCCGTGCCGTGGAG CTTGAAGCCGTGTCGTCCCAGCTGAACTCCAACGATGCTTTTATTCTGGTGACCCCCGGTGGCTCCTTCCTGTGGGTGGGCATGGGCGCCAGTGACACGGAGAAACAGGGGGCTCAGCAGCTGTGCGACATCCTGGGAGTGTCGGCGTCTGAGCTGTCAGAGGGAGGCGAGACGG ATGAGTTCTGGAACGCTCTCGGCGGAAAGGCAGAGTACCGCACGTCCGTCAGGCTCAGAGACAAGATGGACACCCACCCGCCCAGACTCTTCGCCTGCTCCAACAAGACTGGAAACTTCATC atCGAGGAGGTTCCGGGGGAGTTGACCCAAGACGATCTCGCCACCGATGATGTCATGATCCTCGACACCTGGGAGCAG GTGTTCGTCTGGATCGGAAACgaggcccaggaggaggagaagactgAGGCGATGCCGTCGG CGGTCCGTTACATCGAGACCGACCCGGCCAACAGGGACCACAGGACGCCCATCGTCAGAATCAAGCAGGGCTACGAGCCGCCCACCTTTACCGGATGGTTCCTGGGCTGGGACCACGAGTACTGGACCAGCGACCCCTTGGAGCGCGCCATGGCCGAACTGGCAATCTGA